In Gymnogyps californianus isolate 813 chromosome 1, ASM1813914v2, whole genome shotgun sequence, the following are encoded in one genomic region:
- the LOC127017301 gene encoding olfactory receptor 52B2-like — translation MYELNESSFDPITFVLTGIPGMEDSHTWISVPFCLMYITAVFGNSVLLFVIITDRSLHEPMYLFLAMLAVADLMLSTTTVPKMLAIFWFSAREISFDACVTQMFFTHFSFIVESSVLLAMAFDRYVAVCDPLRYSSTLTPSVIGKIAVTAVVRGFCIMFPPIFLLKRLPYCGHNVMPHTYCEHMGIARLACADIKANIWYGLTTVLLSSGLDVVLIAVSYALILRTVFRLPSPEARLKTLSTCGSHLCVILMFYVPAFFSFLTHRFGHHIPSQVHILLANLYVVVPPMLNPIVYGVRTRQIRERVVRLFCPAGECPCPGWGSRC, via the coding sequence ATGTATGAGCTCAACGAGAGCAGCTTCGATCCTATCACCTTCGTCCTGACGGGCATCCCGGGCATGGAGGACTCCCACACCTGGATCTCCGTCCCCTTCTGTTTGATGTACATCACTGCGGTGTTTGGCAACTCTGTCCTCCTCTTCGTCATCATCACGGACAGGAGCCTCCACGAGCCCATGTACCTCTTCCTCGCTATGCTGGCTGTTGCTGACCTCATGCTTTCGACCACGACGGTGCCCAAAATGCTGGCGATCTTCTGGTTCAGTGCCAGGGAAATTTCCTTTGATGCCTGCGTTACACAGATGTTCTTCACCCATTTCAGCTTCATCGTGGAATCGTCCGTCCTGCTGGCGATGGCGTTCGACCGGTACGTGGCTGTCTGCGACCCGCTGCGGTACTCTTCAACCTTAACCCCCTCGGTGATCGGGAAAATAGCTGTGACTGCCGTTGTCCGGGGGTTCTGCATCATGTTCCCACCCATCTTCCTCCTGAAGCGGCTGCCCTACTGCGGGCACAACGTCATGCCCCACACCTACTGCGAGCACATGGGCATCGCCCGCCTGGCCTGTGCCGACATAAAAGCCAACATCTGGTACGGGCTGACAACGGTTCTTCTCTCCTCCGGCCTGGACGTCGTCCTCATCGCTGTCTCTTATGCTCTGATCCTCAGGACGGTCTTTCGGCTCCCGTCCCCGGAGGCTCGTCTCAAAACCCTGAGCACCTGCGGCTCCCACCTCTGCGTGATCCTCATGTTCTACGTGcctgcctttttctcctttctcacgCACCGGTTTGGCCACCACATCCCAAGTCAAGTGCACATCCTCCTGGCCAACCTCTACGTCGTGGTCCCGCCGATGCTCAACCCCATCGTGTACGGGGTGAGGACAAGGCAGATCCGGGAGCGCGTCGTCCGCCTCTTCTGCCCCGCGGGGGAGTGCCCCTGCCCCGGCTGGGGGAGCCGGTGCTGA